One region of Salvia miltiorrhiza cultivar Shanhuang (shh) chromosome 3, IMPLAD_Smil_shh, whole genome shotgun sequence genomic DNA includes:
- the LOC131017495 gene encoding putative late blight resistance protein homolog R1B-23 isoform X1 — MAAYAALVSLMHIIDTIEHHHSPPISIHKQQVESLTQILTSLQEFLEGYKSPVADGDEADPLEMRIADAAHAVEDVIESHIVNVIKMEFFEGCDSFSDYTDVADLLEMPFAENSREEVSCDSSSDYSYEADPLEMPIAENSREKIFLQGYVVDAAHGAEEVNSREEVSCINFYQDLQQVIEEMNVIKKEAMETSAEAQLQRKVSSTRAGSLTSSSTVKESMMVGFDDVQLQLLDRLTGGNRNRQIIPITGMGGIGKTTLARHIFEHALVNQHFDIRAWTTISQTYNVRETLREVLYQVSGHSRNDLSDENELGEKLHKYLWGRRYIIILDDMWSVEVWDKMGVFFPDYHNGSRVIVTTRLSNLAAELTGSNSIGMRFLDDVCSWSLFSKIVFGDEVFPLQLEEIGKKIVGKCKGLPLSIAVIGGLLAKSELTLEYWEGIEKNLSSIVNSENDEYCLRVLKLSYDHLPAYLKPCFLYMGMFGEDEEIWVPRLIKLWVSEGFLKPIINKSSKIIAKEYLKELVDRNLILVHELGKLGNIKLCKMHDLLRDLSFQEAEKQRLYYVLGQHCPQGINSQRRIVIPTSTSDKAVRDALETMSRARSYICHDYKVPKKLLNFRFLRTLLNTTGYLEENVFQLVNLRYLSAELNQGFRIPSSISLLWNLHTLTVSSFGGGFTAPVEIWNMHQLKHVDFGYEGMYLPDPPSGHNDVIMENLETLKEVVDFNLNEGVVKRIPNIKKVCIRYKDKVMERVKCLSYLQCLSKLESLRCFIDEDGGVEYLQSISFPHSLKKLHLGCRGFHWEEILEKIASLPLLEKLQLSVGQFARRRWEIVEGQFPSLKYLWLWACEDMECWTLEGSCLPRLEQLHLEDIESLEEFPSEIGEIPTLKSIELYRCSESAVVSLKKIVEEQEELQGEPPFHVIVIGPD, encoded by the exons ATGGCGGCATATGCAGCCTTGGTTTCTCTTATGCATATCATCGATACAATCGAGCATCACCATTCCCCTCCAATTTCTATCCACAAACAACAAGTTGAATCTCTCACTCAAATTCTTACCTCTTTGCAGGAATTTCTTGAAGGTTATAAGTCCCCTGTTGCTGATGGAGATGAAGCTGATCCGCTGGAGATGCGTATCGCAGATGCAGCTCATGCTGTTGAAGATGTTATCGAATCACATATTGTGAACGTGATTAAAATG GAATTTTTCGAAGGCTGTGACTCCTTTTCTGACTACACCGATGTAGCAGATCTGTTGGAGATGCCTTTTGCAGAAAATTCTAGAGAGGAAGTCAGTTGTGACTCCTCTTCTGACTATAGTTATGAAGCAGATCCGTTGGAGATGCCTATTGCGGAAAATTCTAGAGAGAAA ATATTTCTCCAAGGCTATGTTGTAGATGCAGCTCATGGGGCTGAAGAAGTGAATTCTAGAGAGGAAGTCAGTTGCATCAATTTCTATCAAGATCTACAGCAGGTGATAGAAGAAATGAATGTGATCAAGAAGGAGGCCATGGAAACTTCAGCTGAAGCTCAGCTGCAGAGAAAGGTCTCCTCGACTCGAGCTGGCTCATTGACGTCTTCTTCTACTGTGAAGGAAAGCATGATGGTGGGCTTTGATGACGTGCAACTTCAACTCTTGGATCGGCTCACTGGAGGGAACCGTAACCGCCAAATCATCCCAATCACAGGGATGGGCGGGattggtaagaccactcttgcccgACATATATTTGAGCATGCCCTTGTTAACCAACATTTTGATATTCGTGCGTGGACTACAATTTCTCAAACTTATAATGTTAGAGAAACACTTAGAGAAGTTCTTTACCAAGTGAGCGGACATTCGAGGAATGACTTGAGTGATGAGAACGAATTGGGAGAAAAATTGCACAAGTATTTATGGGGTAGGAGGTACATTATAATactggatgatatgtggagtgtAGAGGTGTGGGACAAGATGGGGGTTTTCTTTCCCGATTACCATAATGGGAGTCGAGTAATCGTAACAACTAGGCTCTCAAACTTGGCTGCCGAGTTGACAGGGTCTAACAGCATAGGTATGAGATTTTTAGATGATGTTTGTAGCTGGAGTTTGTTCTCCAAAATTGTATTTGGGGATGAGGTTTTTCCTCTTCAACTCGAGGAAATCGGAAAGAAAATCGTGGGGAAGTGTAAGGGACTTCCTTTGTCGATTGCTGTGATTGGGGGTCTTTTGGCAAAATCCGAACTTACACTGGAATATTGGGAGGGCATAGAGAAAAACTTAAGCTCAATAGTGAAttcggaaaatgatgaatattgcTTGAGAGTATTGAAACTGAGCTATGACCATTTGCCTGCCTATCTGAAGCCTTGTTTTTTGTACATGGGGATGTTTGGGGAAGATGAGGAAATTTGGGTCCCAAGACTCATTAAGCTATGGGTTTCTGAAGGCTTTCTTAAACCAATAATCAATAAAAGCTCGAAAATAATTGCCAAAGAGTATCTGAAGGAGCTAGTCGATAGAAACCTCATTCTAGTTCATGAGTTGGGGAAACTTGGGAATATTAAGTTATGCAAAATGCATGATTTGCTAAGAGATCTATCAtttcaagaagctgaaaagcAGAGGCTTTATTATGTCTTAGGGCAACATTGTCCTCAAGGGATAAATAGCCAACGCCGCATTGTTATTCCCACAAGCACTTCAGATAAGGCAGTCAGGGATGCCTTGGAAACTATGTCACGTGCTCGTTCTTACATATGTCATGATTATAAAGTGCCAAAAAAATTGCTAAATTTTAGATTTTTGAGGACATTGCTAAATACCACAGGGTATTTAGAAGAAAATGTGTTTCAATTGGTGAACTTGAGGTATCTTTCGGCTGAACTTAATCAGGGGTTCAGAATCCCTTCTTCAATTAGTCTGCTATGGAATCTACACACACTAACTGTTTCTTCTTTTGGGGGTGGATTTACTGCACCAGTAGAAATTTGGAACATGCATCAGCTTAAGCATGTCGACTTCGGATATGAAGGAATGTATCTCCCAGATCCTCCGAGCGGCCATAATGATGTTATCATGGAGAACCTAGAGACGCTCAAAGAAGTGGTTGATTTCAACTTGAATGAAGGAGTGGTCAAGAGAATTCCCAATATCAAGAAAGTGTGTATAAGATACAAGGATAAAGTAATGGAGAGAGTCAAATGCCTCAGCTATCTTCAATGTCTGAGTAAGCTGGAAAGCTTGAGGTGCTTTATTGATGAAGATGGAGGTGTTGAGTATCTGCAGAGTATTAGCTTCCCGCACTCACTCAAGAAGCTGCATCTTGGATGCAGAGGCTTCCATTGGGAGGAAATTCTGGAAAAGATAGCTTCATTACCACTTCTTGAGAAGCTCCAACTGAGTGTTGGGCAGTTTGCAAGACGCAGATGGGAAATAGTTGAAGGCCAATTCCCCAGCCTCAAATACTTGTGGTTGTGGGCGTGTGAGGATATGGAATGTTGGACGTTAGAGGGCTCCTGCTTGCCACGCCTTGAGCAACTTCATCTCGAGGACATTGAGTCGTTAGAGGAGTTCCCTTCAGAAATTGGAGAAATACCAACACTCAAATCAATTGAATTGTACAGATGCAGTGAATCAGCGGTTGTGTCTTTGAAAAAGATAGTAGAGGAACAAGAGGAATTACAAGGGGAGCCACCCTTTCATGTTATAGTTATAGGCCCAGATTGA
- the LOC131017495 gene encoding uncharacterized protein LOC131017495 isoform X2, protein MAAYAALVSLMHIIDTIEHHHSPPISIHKQQVESLTQILTSLQEFLEGYKSPVADGDEADPLEMRIADAAHAVEDVIESHIVNVIKMVRSSPNEEFFEGCDSFSDYTDVADLLEMPFAENSREEVSCDSSSDYSYEADPLEMPIAENSREKIFLQGYVVDAAHGAEEVNSREEVSCINFYQDLQQVIEEMNVIKKEAMETSAEAQLQRKVSSTRAGSLTSSSTVKESMMVGFDDVQLQLLDRLTGGNRNRQIIPITGMGGIVEIWNMHQLKHVDFGYEGMYLPDPPSGHNDVIMENLETLKEVVDFNLNEGVVKRIPNIKKVCIRYKDKVMERVKCLSYLQCLSKLESLRCFIDEDGGVEYLQSISFPHSLKKLHLGCRGFHWEEILEKIASLPLLEKLQLSVGQFARRRWEIVEGQFPSLKYLWLWACEDMECWTLEGSCLPRLEQLHLEDIESLEEFPSEIGEIPTLKSIELYRCSESAVVSLKKIVEEQEELQGEPPFHVIVIGPD, encoded by the exons ATGGCGGCATATGCAGCCTTGGTTTCTCTTATGCATATCATCGATACAATCGAGCATCACCATTCCCCTCCAATTTCTATCCACAAACAACAAGTTGAATCTCTCACTCAAATTCTTACCTCTTTGCAGGAATTTCTTGAAGGTTATAAGTCCCCTGTTGCTGATGGAGATGAAGCTGATCCGCTGGAGATGCGTATCGCAGATGCAGCTCATGCTGTTGAAGATGTTATCGAATCACATATTGTGAACGTGATTAAAATGGTTAGATCTAGTCCCAATGAA GAATTTTTCGAAGGCTGTGACTCCTTTTCTGACTACACCGATGTAGCAGATCTGTTGGAGATGCCTTTTGCAGAAAATTCTAGAGAGGAAGTCAGTTGTGACTCCTCTTCTGACTATAGTTATGAAGCAGATCCGTTGGAGATGCCTATTGCGGAAAATTCTAGAGAGAAA ATATTTCTCCAAGGCTATGTTGTAGATGCAGCTCATGGGGCTGAAGAAGTGAATTCTAGAGAGGAAGTCAGTTGCATCAATTTCTATCAAGATCTACAGCAGGTGATAGAAGAAATGAATGTGATCAAGAAGGAGGCCATGGAAACTTCAGCTGAAGCTCAGCTGCAGAGAAAGGTCTCCTCGACTCGAGCTGGCTCATTGACGTCTTCTTCTACTGTGAAGGAAAGCATGATGGTGGGCTTTGATGACGTGCAACTTCAACTCTTGGATCGGCTCACTGGAGGGAACCGTAACCGCCAAATCATCCCAATCACAGGGATGGGCGGGattg TAGAAATTTGGAACATGCATCAGCTTAAGCATGTCGACTTCGGATATGAAGGAATGTATCTCCCAGATCCTCCGAGCGGCCATAATGATGTTATCATGGAGAACCTAGAGACGCTCAAAGAAGTGGTTGATTTCAACTTGAATGAAGGAGTGGTCAAGAGAATTCCCAATATCAAGAAAGTGTGTATAAGATACAAGGATAAAGTAATGGAGAGAGTCAAATGCCTCAGCTATCTTCAATGTCTGAGTAAGCTGGAAAGCTTGAGGTGCTTTATTGATGAAGATGGAGGTGTTGAGTATCTGCAGAGTATTAGCTTCCCGCACTCACTCAAGAAGCTGCATCTTGGATGCAGAGGCTTCCATTGGGAGGAAATTCTGGAAAAGATAGCTTCATTACCACTTCTTGAGAAGCTCCAACTGAGTGTTGGGCAGTTTGCAAGACGCAGATGGGAAATAGTTGAAGGCCAATTCCCCAGCCTCAAATACTTGTGGTTGTGGGCGTGTGAGGATATGGAATGTTGGACGTTAGAGGGCTCCTGCTTGCCACGCCTTGAGCAACTTCATCTCGAGGACATTGAGTCGTTAGAGGAGTTCCCTTCAGAAATTGGAGAAATACCAACACTCAAATCAATTGAATTGTACAGATGCAGTGAATCAGCGGTTGTGTCTTTGAAAAAGATAGTAGAGGAACAAGAGGAATTACAAGGGGAGCCACCCTTTCATGTTATAGTTATAGGCCCAGATTGA
- the LOC131017495 gene encoding uncharacterized protein LOC131017495 isoform X3, with the protein MAAYAALVSLMHIIDTIEHHHSPPISIHKQQVESLTQILTSLQEFLEGYKSPVADGDEADPLEMRIADAAHAVEDVIESHIVNVIKMVRSSPNEEFFEGCDSFSDYTDVADLLEMPFAENSREEVSCDSSSDYSYEADPLEMPIAENSREKIFLQGYVVDAAHGAEEVNSREEVSCINFYQDLQQVIEEMNVIKKEAMETSAEAQLQRKVSSTRAGSLTSSSTVKESMMVGFDDVQLQLLDRLTGGNRNRQIIPITGMGGIEIWNMHQLKHVDFGYEGMYLPDPPSGHNDVIMENLETLKEVVDFNLNEGVVKRIPNIKKVCIRYKDKVMERVKCLSYLQCLSKLESLRCFIDEDGGVEYLQSISFPHSLKKLHLGCRGFHWEEILEKIASLPLLEKLQLSVGQFARRRWEIVEGQFPSLKYLWLWACEDMECWTLEGSCLPRLEQLHLEDIESLEEFPSEIGEIPTLKSIELYRCSESAVVSLKKIVEEQEELQGEPPFHVIVIGPD; encoded by the exons ATGGCGGCATATGCAGCCTTGGTTTCTCTTATGCATATCATCGATACAATCGAGCATCACCATTCCCCTCCAATTTCTATCCACAAACAACAAGTTGAATCTCTCACTCAAATTCTTACCTCTTTGCAGGAATTTCTTGAAGGTTATAAGTCCCCTGTTGCTGATGGAGATGAAGCTGATCCGCTGGAGATGCGTATCGCAGATGCAGCTCATGCTGTTGAAGATGTTATCGAATCACATATTGTGAACGTGATTAAAATGGTTAGATCTAGTCCCAATGAA GAATTTTTCGAAGGCTGTGACTCCTTTTCTGACTACACCGATGTAGCAGATCTGTTGGAGATGCCTTTTGCAGAAAATTCTAGAGAGGAAGTCAGTTGTGACTCCTCTTCTGACTATAGTTATGAAGCAGATCCGTTGGAGATGCCTATTGCGGAAAATTCTAGAGAGAAA ATATTTCTCCAAGGCTATGTTGTAGATGCAGCTCATGGGGCTGAAGAAGTGAATTCTAGAGAGGAAGTCAGTTGCATCAATTTCTATCAAGATCTACAGCAGGTGATAGAAGAAATGAATGTGATCAAGAAGGAGGCCATGGAAACTTCAGCTGAAGCTCAGCTGCAGAGAAAGGTCTCCTCGACTCGAGCTGGCTCATTGACGTCTTCTTCTACTGTGAAGGAAAGCATGATGGTGGGCTTTGATGACGTGCAACTTCAACTCTTGGATCGGCTCACTGGAGGGAACCGTAACCGCCAAATCATCCCAATCACAGGGATGGGCGGGattg AAATTTGGAACATGCATCAGCTTAAGCATGTCGACTTCGGATATGAAGGAATGTATCTCCCAGATCCTCCGAGCGGCCATAATGATGTTATCATGGAGAACCTAGAGACGCTCAAAGAAGTGGTTGATTTCAACTTGAATGAAGGAGTGGTCAAGAGAATTCCCAATATCAAGAAAGTGTGTATAAGATACAAGGATAAAGTAATGGAGAGAGTCAAATGCCTCAGCTATCTTCAATGTCTGAGTAAGCTGGAAAGCTTGAGGTGCTTTATTGATGAAGATGGAGGTGTTGAGTATCTGCAGAGTATTAGCTTCCCGCACTCACTCAAGAAGCTGCATCTTGGATGCAGAGGCTTCCATTGGGAGGAAATTCTGGAAAAGATAGCTTCATTACCACTTCTTGAGAAGCTCCAACTGAGTGTTGGGCAGTTTGCAAGACGCAGATGGGAAATAGTTGAAGGCCAATTCCCCAGCCTCAAATACTTGTGGTTGTGGGCGTGTGAGGATATGGAATGTTGGACGTTAGAGGGCTCCTGCTTGCCACGCCTTGAGCAACTTCATCTCGAGGACATTGAGTCGTTAGAGGAGTTCCCTTCAGAAATTGGAGAAATACCAACACTCAAATCAATTGAATTGTACAGATGCAGTGAATCAGCGGTTGTGTCTTTGAAAAAGATAGTAGAGGAACAAGAGGAATTACAAGGGGAGCCACCCTTTCATGTTATAGTTATAGGCCCAGATTGA
- the LOC131018335 gene encoding putative late blight resistance protein homolog R1A-10 — MAYEAFDTLLQTLDRILKHGDDRVITHSVKQEILSIRIQAVVLQLNLKHYPNKETIRDAAVSTNEIIEYLFSEENLSDGVRLANRLRKLAERLESTVGDVVDCIKGKGSVGSVTDSADVSSSSRSAITSSKDDGVVGFEEDVEVIKNRLLERSSRLRVLPIVGTGGIGKTTLAKIVYNHASVVENFDICAWVTISQHHSVERIVLNLLASMKEISTLRDSDIPMETLIYKYLLGRRYLIVMDDMWSKKAWDDVRMLFPDSGNGSWIIVTTRLHDVAAYVDSSSSIHTMSVLDAHHSWNLLEQKVFAGTYFPIELKDIGKKIVQNCGGLPLSIVVVAGLLSKVHTRSSWEQIAANDGQLESIIGSSYTHLPNHLKPCLLYMSGFPEDQEIRVTELVHLWMSEGFVTLSNGSKSLEEEAEDCFEDLVERSLVLVANRKFDGKIKSCSLHDIVREFCIRQGANEKVILPVIDYLPTPILRRHFVPRLIKDHHNISTTSYDLLHLKDSVHSSHIRTIICIPKKGGRSVGNVEKFSSLRVLHVLRRSDYWDWEPGQVFDLVHLTYLASNIPNNIVPSAILKLQNLQILIIYRSEVRLPMEIWRLKQLRYLIAFSFQPLPSPEWEQNPLDNLQELSLATDLVCSKRMVEIIPNIKKLGICYSKEKFDANVDYCLDNLNLFCQLEKLKLKMSGGFLSRKLAETRGLNFPLQLRRLTLSGGKLPWDDMTIIGSLPNLQVLKLRNYACKGSYWMTIEGNFRELRFLLIDRSGLVDWIIEASHFPRLECLILRRCRVLYRIPRNIGYIPTLQLIEVEKWHMRSLLSSAALIEKMQRNSGNDSFQVRVKHS; from the coding sequence ATGGCTTATGAAGCTTTTGATACTCTGCTTCAAACCTTAGATCGAATCCTAAAGCATGGCGATGATCGCGTCATCACTCATTCTGTTAAACAAGAAATTTTATCCATCCGCATCCAAGCTGTCGTCTTGCAGTTGAATCTCAAACATTATCCAAACAAAGAAACAATCAGAGATGCAGCAGTTTCAACAAATGAGATTATTGAATATCTCTTCTCTGAAGAAAACCTTTCAGATGGAGTCAGACTTGCGAACAGGCTGAGGAAACTAGCAGAGAGATTGGAGTCAACCGTTGGAGATGTGGTGGACTGCATCAAGGGTAAAGGCTCAGTCGGCAGTGTAACTGATTCTGCCGATGTTAGTTCATCATCAAGATCAGCAATCACAAGCAGCAAAGATGATGGTGTGGTTGGTTTTGAAGAAGATGTGGAAGTGATCAAGAATCGGCTTTTAGAGAGATCATCCAGACTACGGGTCCTCCCAATTGTTGGAACAGGAGGCATTGGTAAGACCACACTTGCTAAAATTGTTTATAATCATGCATCCGTTgtcgaaaattttgatatctGCGCCTGGGTCACAATATCACAACATCATAGTGTAGAACGTATTGTTCTAAATCTTCTAGCTTCCATGAAAGAAATTTCAACACTAAGAGATAGTGACATCCCTATGGAAACCTTAATTTACAAATACCTACTAGGTCGGAGGTATCTTATTGTAATGGACGACATGTGGAGTAAGAAAGCTTGGGATGATGTAAGGATGTTGTTTCCTGACTCCGGTAATGGCAGTTGGATCATAGTAACCACAAGGCTGCATGATGTGGCTGCTTATGTCGACTCTTCTAGTTCCATTCATACTATGAGTGTGTTGGATGCACATCATAGTTGGAATTTGCTAGAGCAGAAGGTGTTTGCCGGTACATACTTTCCTATTGAACTAAAAGATATAGGGAAGAAAATTGTTCAAAATTGTGGAGGACTCCCCCTTTCAATTGTGGTGGTGGCAGGACTTCTATCTAAGGTTCATACTCGATCCTCATGGGAGCAAATTGCTGCAAATGACGGGCAACTTGAATCAATAATTGGTTCGAGTTATACTCATTTACCCAATCACTTGAAGCCATGTCTTTTATATATGTCTGGCTTTCCAGAAGATCAGGAGATTCGTGTTACAGAGCTTGTTCATCTTTGGATGTCCGAAGGTTTCGTAACACTTTCAAATGGATCTAAAAGCTTAGAAGAGGAGGCAGAAGATTGTTTTGAGGATCTTGTCGAGAGAAGTCTAGTTTTGGTCGCCAACAGAAAGTTTGATGGGAAAATAAAGAGTTGCAGCCTTCACGATATTGTGCGGGAATTTTGCATAAGGCAAGGTGCAAATGAGAAGGTAATTCTTCCAGTTATTGATTATTTACCTACTCCTATCCTGCGAAGGCATTTTGTTCCACGTCTCATAAAAGACCATCACAACATAAGTACTACTTCCTATGATCTACTACATCTCAAAGACTCTGTGCATAGCTCACACATACGCACCATTATATGCATCCCCAAGAAAGGGGGTAGGTCTGTGGGCAATGTAGAAAAGTTTAGTTCATTGAGGGTCCTTCACGTTTTACGTAGAAGCGATTATTGGGACTGGGAGCCAGGTCAAGTGTTCGATCTGGTTCATTTAACTTACCTTGCTTCCAACATTCCCAATAATATAGTTCCTTCAGCCATATTAAAGCTTCAGAAtcttcaaattttaattatttatagatcTGAGGTTCGTTTGCCTATGGAGATTTGGAGGTTGAAACAATTAAGATATCTTATTGCCTTCTCATTTCAACCCTTACCGAGCCCTGAGTGGGAACAAAATCCCCTCGATAACTTGCAGGAACTTTCGCTGGCAACAGACTTGGTGTGCAGTAAAAGAATGGTGGAAATAATTCCAAACATTAAAAAGTTGGGAATATGTTACTCCAAGGAGAAGTTTGATGCGAATGTAGACTATTGCCTCGACAATCTTAATTTGTTTTGTCAActtgagaaattgaaattgaagatgagtGGAGGTTTTTTATCGAGAAAACTTGCTGAAACTAGAGGTCTAAACTTTCCTCTACAACTGAGAAGGTTAACCTTGAGTGGTGGGAAGCTTCCTTGGGATGATATGACCATCATTGGTTCATTACCTAATCTTCAAGTGCTTAAACTAAGAAACTATGCTTGCAAAGGCAGTTACTGGATGACAATTGAGGGAAATTTTCGTGAGCTGAGATTCTTGCTAATTGACCGATCAGGTTTGGTTGATTGGATAATTGAAGCTAGCCACTTCCCGAGACTCGAGTGCCTAATACTTCGTCGGTGTCGTGTTCTATATAGGATTCCACGTAATATTGGATACATTCCAACACTTCAGCTGATTGAGGTTGAGAAGTGGCACATGCGTAGTCTTTTAAGCTCGGCAGCACTGATAGAAAAAATGCAACGGAATTCTGGAAATGATAGCTTTCAAGTTCGTGTGAAGCATTCCTGA
- the LOC131017579 gene encoding uncharacterized protein LOC131017579: MPPKRGRPAKNNNNRRNRNAVPEEPQDARGHNPSPPPPTRRVEELFLRQNPPTFDGTSEPAEAEIWVRAMERIFNFLRCTDEERLSCVSFQLTGSADFWWEARRKILTPEQWAIYTWEDFKTGLYDKYIPKSYRKKKEAEFYELKQGKKSVVEYDKEFCNLSRFAPQQVDTDEKMAEKFCAGLRYEIKMALASHGGLSYTESLNRALDIEAAMPSDKSAPPLISTPNDPPVASHTLKGKRKWDNNEDNINQTSKKVWQEKERAEQFIQPRYEARTNLESTGGSQSQRGISPCPNCGKMHRGICRAGTNGCYNCGQKGHYSTQCPNKQRGSVIGNTCTPLPAIRGHLRNQSQSHQ, from the coding sequence atgccgcctaagagaggacgccctgcgaaaaacaataacaatcgcagaaaccgtaacgctgtacccgaagaaccacaagatgctcgaggacataacccatcccctccgcctccgactaggagagtcgaagaactctttttaaggcaaaatccacctacgtttgacggaacgagtgaaccggctgaagctgagatttgggtgcgtgcaatggaacgcattttcaactttctacgttgtactgatgaggagcgcctatcttgcgtctctttccaactaacaggatcagctgacttctggtgggaagcacgtcgaaaaattctgacaccgGAACAATGGGCAAtctatacttgggaagattttaagacgggattatatgataaatatatcccgaaaagctataggaagaagaaagaagctgagttctacgagttaaagcaaggaaagaaatctgtggttgaatacgacaaggaattctgcaacctgtcgaggtttgctccacaacaagtggacacagatgagaagatggcagaaaaattttgtgccggtctacggtacgaaattaagatggctctagcaagccacggaggactctcatacacggagtctctgaacagggcacttgacattgaagctgcaatgccgtcagACAAGTCTGCCCCACCATTGATCTCAACGCCAAATGATCCACCAGTagcctcacatactctcaaagggaagcgcaagtgggacaacaacgaagacaatatcaatcagactagtaagaaagtgtggcaagaaaaggaacgggccgaacaatttattcaaccaaggtacGAGGCACGAACTAACCTCGAGTCAACTGGGGGTAGCCAAAGTCAGagaggaatttcaccttgcccaaattgtggtaagatgcataggggtatctgtcgagctggaactaacggttgttacaattgtggccaaaaaggtcactactccacgcaatgccccaacaaacaacGAGGTTCAGTAATTGGGAACACCTGCacccccttgccagcaatacgtggacacttgcgaaatcagtctcaatcacatcagtga